One genomic region from Nocardia vinacea encodes:
- a CDS encoding DUF6875 domain-containing protein — protein MNPYRIVGTRSGIEPVNLFAPDPAPHIAPHPRTAELRRWTCEYLCRPHPDLGRSGPVCPYTSHAIANQSLWAVFVEGPSVDAECLTAIIDDLYDMFPALPPQDEPECKFKAVVAVFPDLTDYADIDAVQHDQKSRFVAKGLMVGQFYPGCTVPGLRNPAFPALDAPLPMLAIRHMAATDFPFLSSRHEWVDSYLKIFAPAIPKFIISAMSERLVQTTEAADGNH, from the coding sequence ATGAACCCGTACCGAATCGTCGGGACACGTTCCGGCATCGAGCCGGTCAACCTATTCGCTCCCGATCCGGCGCCGCATATCGCCCCGCACCCCCGTACTGCCGAATTACGTAGGTGGACTTGCGAATACCTGTGTCGGCCGCACCCCGACCTCGGCCGATCCGGTCCGGTTTGTCCTTACACCAGCCACGCCATCGCAAACCAGTCGCTCTGGGCCGTATTCGTCGAAGGCCCATCCGTGGACGCCGAGTGCCTGACCGCGATCATCGACGATCTGTACGACATGTTCCCAGCCCTGCCACCCCAGGATGAACCCGAGTGCAAGTTCAAGGCCGTCGTCGCGGTCTTTCCGGACCTCACCGATTACGCCGACATCGACGCGGTGCAACATGACCAGAAGTCGCGGTTCGTCGCGAAGGGGCTGATGGTCGGTCAGTTCTATCCGGGCTGCACCGTCCCGGGGCTGCGCAACCCGGCCTTTCCCGCACTCGACGCGCCTCTACCCATGCTCGCCATTCGCCATATGGCCGCCACCGACTTCCCATTCCTCAGCAGCCGCCATGAATGGGTGGACTCCTATCTCAAAATATTCGCCCCCGCGATCCCCAAGTTCATCATCAGCGCCATGTCCGAAAGACTCGTGCAGACCACCGAAGCTGCGGACGGAAATCACTGA
- the dcd gene encoding dCTP deaminase, whose protein sequence is MLLSDRDIRAEIAAGRLGVEPLLEELIQPSSIDVRLDGLFRVFDNTRYTHIDPAQRQDELTSLVEPDAGEPFVLHPGEFVLGSTLEVCTLPNDLAGRLEGKSSLGRLGLLTHSTAGFIDPGFSGHITLELSNVANLPITLWPGMKIGQLCLLRLTSPAENPYGSTSAGSKYQGQRGPTPSRSYLNFPLPT, encoded by the coding sequence GTGCTGCTTTCCGATCGTGACATCCGTGCGGAGATCGCCGCTGGGCGTCTCGGCGTCGAGCCGCTCCTGGAAGAACTGATCCAGCCGTCGAGTATCGATGTGCGGCTGGATGGGCTGTTCCGGGTATTCGACAACACTCGATACACCCATATCGATCCCGCGCAACGTCAGGATGAGCTGACCAGTCTGGTCGAGCCCGACGCGGGGGAGCCGTTCGTGCTGCATCCCGGCGAATTCGTGCTCGGCTCCACGCTCGAGGTGTGCACGTTGCCGAACGATCTGGCCGGTCGGCTGGAAGGTAAGTCCAGTCTCGGACGGCTCGGCCTGCTGACTCACTCGACGGCGGGCTTCATCGATCCGGGCTTCAGCGGCCACATCACACTGGAACTGTCGAATGTGGCGAATCTGCCGATCACTCTGTGGCCGGGTATGAAGATCGGTCAGCTGTGCCTGTTGCGCCTGACCAGTCCGGCCGAGAACCCCTACGGCAGCACCAGCGCGGGTTCCAAGTACCAGGGCCAGCGCGGACCGACCCCCTCCCGGTCATATCTGAACTTCCCGCTGCCCACTTAG
- a CDS encoding XRE family transcriptional regulator, whose protein sequence is MSIREFAAHLGVHERLVSKWEAGGARVHPRPVNQAALDTSLARSDDVVRARFAAMIDQPVFDRPTAPGFERRADASARANYSSDADLLALIDAGAMRGDALAAISERDLIMAAAHEASEHAGQAESTNVGATTLEQLDADVTRIANDYVHIPPVPMMVEMLRVRRRVYRLLEGHQRPADTSHLYLLAGTLSGLLANASTDLGYLDAAGEQIRAAWAYSELCGHNGLRAWTRGMHALIEYWSDRPRRGVLLAQSGQDFAESATAKVRLLNIEARIWSRLGSDADADRCIRAADDAREVSDTDSLHDEVGGVFGFNEAKAYYYAGATYIHLGQAEPALAATQQAIELYANGPSERRSYGTEAMARVDSAAAHLINGSLDGAAAALVPVLGLAEDKRIAQLEERLVGLRQRIAGPEFRDAVEARFLDEKIEEFCGTTAAKGIPPGNSTT, encoded by the coding sequence ATGAGTATCCGGGAGTTCGCGGCACATCTGGGTGTGCACGAGCGGCTCGTATCGAAGTGGGAGGCCGGCGGCGCGCGGGTCCATCCACGTCCGGTGAATCAAGCCGCCCTCGATACATCCCTGGCCAGGTCCGACGATGTTGTGCGGGCGCGGTTTGCGGCCATGATCGATCAACCCGTATTCGATCGACCGACCGCGCCCGGATTCGAAAGGCGGGCCGATGCTTCGGCTCGCGCCAATTATTCGAGTGACGCGGACCTTTTGGCTCTCATAGACGCCGGTGCGATGAGAGGTGATGCGTTAGCGGCGATTTCGGAGAGGGATCTGATCATGGCGGCTGCCCACGAGGCGAGCGAGCACGCCGGCCAGGCCGAGAGCACCAATGTGGGTGCCACCACCTTGGAGCAGCTCGATGCTGATGTCACGCGCATCGCGAACGATTATGTGCACATCCCGCCGGTACCGATGATGGTGGAGATGCTGCGAGTGCGACGCCGGGTGTACCGGCTGCTGGAGGGGCATCAGCGCCCCGCCGATACCAGCCACCTGTATCTGCTGGCAGGCACACTGTCGGGATTGCTCGCCAATGCGAGCACCGACCTCGGCTATCTCGATGCCGCGGGCGAGCAGATCAGAGCGGCCTGGGCCTATTCGGAATTGTGTGGTCACAACGGGTTGCGCGCCTGGACCCGCGGCATGCACGCGCTGATCGAATACTGGTCCGATCGACCGCGTCGGGGAGTGCTGCTGGCACAGAGCGGGCAGGACTTCGCCGAATCGGCTACGGCCAAGGTTCGACTATTGAATATCGAGGCCAGGATCTGGTCTCGGTTGGGCAGTGACGCCGATGCCGATCGCTGTATCCGGGCCGCCGACGATGCCCGCGAGGTGTCCGATACCGACTCGCTGCACGACGAGGTCGGCGGCGTCTTCGGCTTCAACGAGGCCAAGGCCTACTACTACGCGGGCGCGACCTACATCCATCTCGGTCAGGCCGAACCCGCATTGGCCGCGACGCAACAGGCTATCGAGTTGTACGCCAACGGCCCGTCCGAGCGGCGTTCCTATGGCACCGAGGCGATGGCCCGGGTCGACAGTGCCGCGGCGCATCTGATCAACGGCAGTCTGGACGGTGCGGCTGCCGCGCTGGTTCCGGTGCTCGGCCTGGCCGAGGACAAGCGCATCGCCCAACTGGAGGAACGGCTCGTCGGACTGCGGCAACGGATCGCCGGACCGGAGTTCCGCGATGCCGTCGAGGCGCGGTTCCTCGACGAGAAAATCGAAGAGTTCTGCGGAACCACTGCGGCCAAAGGCATCCCACCGGGCAACTCGACGACTTGA
- a CDS encoding pyridoxal phosphate-dependent aminotransferase, translated as MGRVSPSHLPHHPPRVLEQSTKLQNVLYEIRGPVGAHAARLEAEGHRILKLNIGNPAPFGFEAPDVIMRDIIAALPYAQGYSESKGILSARRAIVTRYELVPGFPELDVDDVYLGNGVSELITITMQALLDNGDEVLIPAPDYPLWTAMTSLAGGTPVHYLCDESNGWQPDIADIESKITDKTKALLVINPNNPTGAVYSTEVLQQLVDLARKHQLLLLADEIYDKILYDDAKHISLATLAPDLLCLTFNGLSKAYRVAGYRSGWLAITGPKEHAAGFLEGIDLLASTRLCPNVPAQHAIQVALGGHQSIEDLILPGGRLLEQRDVAWERLNMIPGVSCVKPKGALYAFPKLDPNVYEIHDDSKLILDLLLQEKILMVQGTGFNWPNHDHLRIVTLPWARDLAVAIERFGNFLSSYRQ; from the coding sequence ATAGGCAGGGTGAGTCCTAGCCATCTACCGCATCACCCGCCGCGCGTGCTGGAGCAATCCACGAAGCTGCAGAACGTCCTCTACGAAATTCGTGGACCGGTGGGCGCGCATGCGGCACGGTTGGAGGCGGAAGGGCATCGCATCCTCAAGCTGAATATCGGCAATCCCGCGCCGTTCGGGTTCGAGGCGCCCGATGTGATCATGCGCGACATCATCGCCGCGCTGCCCTATGCCCAGGGCTACTCCGAATCAAAGGGCATTCTCTCGGCCCGGCGCGCCATCGTGACCCGCTATGAGCTGGTTCCCGGCTTTCCCGAACTCGATGTCGACGACGTCTACCTGGGCAACGGCGTCTCCGAGCTGATCACCATCACCATGCAGGCGCTGCTCGACAACGGTGACGAGGTGCTGATCCCGGCGCCCGACTATCCGCTGTGGACCGCCATGACCAGCCTGGCGGGCGGCACTCCGGTGCATTACCTGTGTGACGAGTCCAACGGCTGGCAGCCCGATATCGCCGATATCGAATCCAAGATCACCGATAAGACCAAGGCGCTGCTGGTCATCAATCCGAACAATCCGACCGGTGCGGTGTACTCCACCGAGGTGCTGCAGCAGCTGGTCGACCTCGCGCGCAAGCATCAGCTGCTGCTGCTCGCCGACGAGATCTACGACAAGATCCTCTACGACGACGCCAAGCACATTTCGCTGGCGACGCTCGCGCCCGATCTGCTCTGCCTGACCTTCAACGGACTCTCCAAGGCCTACCGGGTCGCGGGCTACCGCTCCGGCTGGTTGGCGATCACCGGACCGAAGGAGCATGCGGCTGGTTTCCTCGAGGGCATCGATCTGCTCGCCTCGACCAGGCTTTGCCCGAATGTGCCTGCGCAGCACGCGATTCAGGTGGCACTCGGCGGACATCAGAGCATCGAGGATCTGATCCTGCCCGGCGGCCGACTGCTCGAGCAGCGTGATGTCGCGTGGGAGCGGCTGAATATGATTCCGGGCGTTTCCTGTGTGAAGCCGAAGGGTGCGCTCTACGCGTTCCCGAAGCTGGATCCGAACGTCTATGAAATCCACGATGATTCGAAGTTGATCCTGGATCTGCTGCTGCAGGAGAAGATCTTGATGGTGCAGGGCACCGGGTTCAACTGGCCGAATCATGATCATTTGCGGATCGTCACGCTGCCGTGGGCACGGGATCTCGCGGTGGCGATCGAGCGCTTCGGGAACTTCCTGTCGAGTTACCGGCAGTAG
- a CDS encoding YdcF family protein, translated as MRRRRSIRARSAWVVLGVAVVVSVAGLWPVYVRPQVDAPAKADAILVLGGAHDGREKLGLRLASAGYAPRVLFSDPYENSALMNRICHSRYSFQVTCFDPSPRTTRGEGRELAELAAAQGWRRVIVITFTPHISRARYILGKCWDGEVLMVDPRPRLSVARWAYDYFYQSAGYVKAFFEDC; from the coding sequence GTGCGACGCCGGCGCAGTATCCGAGCCCGCAGCGCCTGGGTGGTACTCGGCGTTGCGGTGGTGGTTTCGGTCGCGGGCCTGTGGCCGGTTTACGTCCGGCCACAGGTGGACGCACCCGCGAAAGCCGATGCGATTCTCGTGCTCGGCGGCGCGCACGATGGGCGCGAGAAGCTGGGGCTGCGGCTGGCCAGTGCGGGGTACGCACCCCGGGTGCTGTTCTCGGACCCGTATGAGAACAGTGCGCTGATGAATCGAATCTGCCACAGCCGCTACAGCTTTCAGGTCACCTGCTTCGATCCGTCGCCGCGCACCACGCGTGGTGAGGGTCGTGAACTCGCCGAACTCGCCGCAGCGCAAGGTTGGCGTCGCGTCATCGTCATCACCTTCACGCCGCATATCTCGCGGGCCCGCTACATCCTCGGGAAATGCTGGGACGGTGAGGTGCTGATGGTGGATCCGCGGCCGCGTCTTTCGGTCGCCAGGTGGGCCTACGACTACTTCTACCAGTCCGCCGGATACGTCAAGGCGTTCTTCGAAGACTGCTAG
- a CDS encoding UDP-glucose/GDP-mannose dehydrogenase family protein encodes MRCTVFGTGYLGATHAACMAELGHDVIGVDIDPGKVAKLSDGVVPFYEPGLEEVLRRNLDAGRLRFTTSYAEAADHAQVHFLGVGTPQKKGEYAADLKYVHAVVDTLAPLLERPSVIVGKSTVPVGTAAALGTRARALTDAEVEVAWNPEFLREGFAVKDTLRPDRLVLGVDRERESAAWVEELVREIYADLIAAEVPFLLTDLATAELVKVSANAFLATKISFINAVSEVCEATGADVTMLADALGYDARIGRRFLNAGLGFGGGCLPKDIRAFMARSGELGADHAVAFLREVDNINMRRRTKMVDMAARACGGSLLGANVAVLGAAFKPESDDVRDSPALNVAGMIQLHGAVVTVYDPKAAENSRRVFPTLNYATSVTEACDRADVVLVLTEWEEFVALRPQDLDPVVRKRSIIDGRNCLNRATWRDAGWVYAGLGTP; translated from the coding sequence ATGCGATGCACAGTCTTCGGAACCGGGTACCTCGGGGCCACGCACGCGGCGTGCATGGCCGAGCTCGGACACGATGTGATCGGCGTGGATATCGATCCGGGCAAGGTCGCGAAGCTGTCCGATGGTGTGGTGCCGTTCTACGAACCCGGGCTCGAGGAGGTGCTGCGCCGGAACCTGGACGCCGGTCGGCTGCGCTTCACCACCTCGTACGCGGAGGCGGCCGACCACGCCCAGGTGCATTTCCTCGGGGTCGGGACACCGCAGAAGAAGGGCGAGTACGCCGCGGACCTGAAATATGTGCACGCCGTGGTCGATACGCTCGCACCGCTGTTGGAGCGGCCGTCGGTGATCGTGGGGAAGTCGACGGTGCCCGTGGGAACCGCCGCCGCATTGGGTACGCGGGCCCGCGCGCTGACCGACGCCGAGGTCGAGGTGGCGTGGAATCCGGAGTTCTTGCGTGAGGGTTTCGCGGTGAAGGACACACTGCGTCCCGATCGACTGGTGCTCGGCGTGGATCGCGAGCGCGAAAGCGCCGCCTGGGTCGAGGAACTGGTGCGCGAGATCTACGCGGACCTGATCGCAGCCGAGGTGCCGTTCCTGCTGACCGACCTGGCCACCGCCGAATTGGTCAAGGTCTCCGCGAATGCCTTTCTCGCGACCAAGATTTCCTTCATCAACGCCGTGTCCGAGGTCTGCGAGGCGACCGGCGCCGATGTGACCATGCTGGCCGACGCACTCGGTTACGACGCGCGGATCGGCCGCCGATTCCTCAATGCCGGACTGGGTTTCGGCGGCGGCTGCCTACCCAAGGACATCCGCGCGTTCATGGCGCGCTCCGGCGAACTCGGCGCCGATCACGCGGTGGCCTTTCTGCGCGAGGTCGACAACATCAATATGCGCCGCCGCACCAAGATGGTCGATATGGCCGCGCGGGCCTGCGGCGGATCGCTGCTCGGCGCCAATGTGGCGGTGCTGGGTGCGGCCTTCAAACCCGAATCCGACGATGTGCGTGACTCACCCGCGCTGAATGTGGCCGGGATGATCCAGCTGCACGGCGCGGTGGTGACGGTGTACGACCCGAAGGCGGCGGAGAATTCGCGACGGGTCTTCCCCACATTGAACTACGCGACCTCGGTGACCGAGGCCTGCGATCGCGCCGATGTGGTGCTGGTGCTGACCGAGTGGGAGGAATTCGTCGCATTGCGTCCGCAAGATCTCGATCCGGTGGTTCGCAAACGGTCGATCATCGACGGTCGGAACTGTCTCAATCGAGCCACCTGGAGAGACGCCGGATGGGTGTACGCCGGACTCGGCACACCGTAG
- a CDS encoding Hsp70 family protein, protein MSSVLGVSVGAGAVRMARPHTASPHGPIAPHSFDLQTIPVVEHQVEELAAEAIGVTLESMPGIAATAIAYRSEQHAKALRAAMARQQLTNYELVPEIVAAVEFAQATGDIRGISSLVVYDLGSSGLTVSVVDTQTRETRHSERTSDISGDYLDSLIREQQIASGRIAHPPDSAGLAALDALCREAKEQLSSNTAVALPSEQGLVLLAQENFEALIMLAIESSARMARDVIVRSDRPVHGVLAIGGCSRIPLIAKVLERWMGVPVIVPDSPETVVTRGAALMARPVRTVVQTPQQHAPAAGSLVDDDELAPAWLSAPPKRRRGKREINGAVLTVSALAVVAAIGLGLGYGPQVLTRDSQSSDHPTSVSPTSPPRTTTLDPQIAVAPASTTESAESVAAPPPYRATTTEPPSPTPGPNTIVVPGLPPIVVPTIPPVILPFPPPAPR, encoded by the coding sequence ATGAGTTCGGTTCTGGGAGTTTCGGTGGGGGCCGGCGCCGTCCGTATGGCGCGACCACACACCGCGAGCCCCCACGGCCCCATCGCACCGCATTCGTTCGATCTACAGACCATTCCGGTTGTCGAGCACCAGGTGGAGGAGCTGGCCGCCGAGGCGATCGGCGTGACGCTGGAATCCATGCCCGGTATCGCGGCCACCGCGATCGCCTACCGCAGTGAGCAGCATGCCAAGGCGCTGCGCGCGGCCATGGCCCGTCAGCAGCTCACCAATTACGAACTGGTGCCCGAAATTGTCGCGGCGGTCGAATTCGCGCAGGCCACCGGGGATATTCGCGGCATCTCCTCACTCGTCGTCTACGACCTCGGCAGCTCCGGACTGACAGTCAGCGTCGTCGACACCCAGACCCGTGAGACCCGCCACAGTGAACGCACCAGCGATATCAGCGGCGACTACCTGGATTCGCTGATCCGCGAACAGCAGATCGCCTCGGGCCGGATCGCGCATCCGCCGGATTCGGCGGGGCTGGCCGCCCTGGACGCACTGTGCCGCGAGGCCAAGGAGCAACTGTCCTCGAATACCGCCGTGGCACTGCCCAGCGAACAAGGGCTGGTGCTGCTGGCCCAGGAGAATTTCGAGGCCCTCATCATGCTGGCCATCGAATCGTCGGCGCGGATGGCGCGCGATGTCATCGTGCGCTCGGATCGTCCGGTGCACGGTGTGCTCGCGATCGGCGGTTGTTCGCGAATTCCGCTGATCGCCAAGGTACTCGAACGCTGGATGGGTGTGCCGGTCATCGTGCCCGACAGCCCGGAGACGGTGGTCACCCGCGGTGCCGCCCTGATGGCGCGTCCGGTGCGCACGGTCGTCCAGACCCCGCAGCAGCACGCACCCGCCGCAGGTTCGCTGGTCGATGACGATGAGCTCGCACCCGCCTGGCTATCCGCACCGCCCAAGCGGCGCCGCGGCAAGCGGGAAATCAATGGTGCGGTGCTTACTGTCAGTGCACTGGCTGTCGTCGCGGCGATCGGACTCGGACTCGGTTACGGCCCACAGGTTCTCACGCGCGATTCGCAGAGCAGTGACCACCCGACCTCGGTCTCGCCGACCAGCCCGCCGCGCACCACCACCCTGGACCCGCAGATCGCCGTCGCCCCGGCCAGCACCACCGAGTCCGCTGAGTCGGTGGCCGCCCCGCCACCGTACCGTGCGACGACCACGGAGCCGCCCTCGCCCACGCCCGGCCCGAATACCATTGTCGTGCCAGGACTTCCGCCGATCGTGGTGCCGACGATTCCGCCCGTGATCCTCCCCTTCCCGCCACCCGCGCCGCGCTGA